Below is a window of Comamonadaceae bacterium M7527 DNA.
GCCGCCTGTCATGTGTTCCCAGCGGGCAAAGACCTCTTCCAGGATAAAGCCCAACGCCAGCGTGGCCATGCCCAGGTAAATGCCCTTGACCCGCAGCGCCGGCATCGCCACCACCACGCCCACCAAGGCCGACAGCGATGCTGCGCCCAATAGGGCCAACGTAAAAGGCACACCTGCGTTCACCAAGATAGCTTGCGTGTAAGCGCCAACGCCCAAAAACGCTGCATGGCCCAACGAGAACAGACCTGTAAAACCAGCCAGCACCATCAGGCCCAGTCCCACAATGGCGTAGATCAGGATAAATGACAACTGGGCCAGCCAGTACTCGTCAAACAACCAGGGGGCCATGACCAACAACACGCCAAGTGAGCTGTACCAAAAGACGTGGCCGCTGTGTTTGGCCAAGCGTATGTCCTGGTCGTAGTCTGTTTTAAATAGAAAGCGCATGGGCGAGTCGTTTTTAAATGGGGGTTATCAGGGGCGAGGGCAGGGCGCTGGTGTGCCTACACCTTTTTACGCAGCTGTTCGCCAAACAAACCGTTGGGTTTGAGTACCAGCATGAGTAACACCACGATGTAGGGCGCAATGTCTTTAAAGCCTTCGGCCAGGTAAAAACCTGCCATGGCCTCAACCAGGCCAATAATCAAGCCACCCACAATGGCCCCTGGCAAGCTGCCAAAACCACCTACCACTGCCGCTGGAAACGCCTTGAGACCAATAAAGCCCATGTTGGCGTGTACAAAGGTAATGGGGGCCAGCAACAGGCCAGCAATGGCAGCCACCGCAGCGGCCAAGCCCCATACCAGACCATTGATGCGCTTGACCGGTATGCCCATGTAGTAGGCGGCCAGCTGGTTTTGAGACGCGGCCTGCATGGCAATGCCCAGCTTGGAATACTTGAACAGAGCAAACAAGGCGGCACACAACAAGCCTGTGCAGCCAATCACCACCAGCTGCTCTGCGCCAATAACCAGGTCGCCGATATTGAACACCTCGTTGGCATACGGTGCATCCAGCGTATGGGTCTCGGTGCCAATGACGGGAATCATGGTGATGAGGCCGCGCAGAATGTAGCCCACGCCTATGGTGAGCATGACGATAGAGAATGCGGGCTGGCCCAAAATAGGCCTGATCACCAAGCGCTCAAGGCTGTAACCAAACAAGGCCATGCCAATGACGGCGCTGAGGCCAGCCAGCCAAAACGGAAAGCCCAGCGCACTCATGGCAATAAAGCCGCCAAACGCGCCCACCATCATCAAGTCGCCCTGGGCAAAACTAACGGTTTCTGTGGCCTTGTAAATCAGCACAAAGCCAAGAGCAATCAGGCCGTAAATACAGCCCTGCGCAATGCCGCTGATTAAGAGTTGCAAAAAGTCCAAGATGAGCCCTCTGTGCTGTTGCGTGTGCTGGTGGGAGCGAAAATTAATGTGTGCGCAAGCCTAAAGCTTGCGTGTATTCTTGACACTTGGGGTTGGCCCTATGACTTGTCGCCTAGGTTCCAAACCACATCGCAACACCATGAATAACCTCATAATTTGTGAGGATAACTACCAACAAGGGGGATGCCTATGAGCAGCAAAAGAAACAGTCTCAAAGTCGCCGCTTTAGCGCTATTGGGCGGCGTGTTTGCGTCCGCGCAGAAGGCAGGCGCAGCGGATGACGCGATGCGCTTTCCGGGGGACCCTCCACAGCACAAAATGGTTTACCAGGTGAACCAGGCCGAGCCCGAGTACATAGAGCACATCCTGTCATCACTGCGCGCAATGGTCGTGAAGTACGGTGACAACGTGGCCTTGGCCGTGGTGGCGTTTGGCCCCGGCATTCATTTGCTGGCCACAAAGCCTGAGCGCCCCATTGCAGACCAAGCCCGCGCGCGCATTGTGAGCTTTGCCAAAGACTATGGTGTAGAGCTTGTGGCCTGCGGCAACACACTAACAAGTCTGGGTTGGGGTGCTGATCGCATCATTTCCGAGGCAAGAATAGAGACAGTTGGGGCTGCGGCGTTGATGGAGCTGCAAGAGAAAGGGTATGCGTATATTGCCTGGTAACCAGGCGCTGTGAACGCCTGTTCGCCAACCTGTCTCAACTGCCATGCTGTCGGAGTGCCCAACGCCGATTAGCGCGCAATAGGCGTTGGCCGACCGTGGTCATCAATAGCCACATAAGTCAGCGTGGCTTGTGTGACTTTGACAAATTGCCCTTGCGACCTGAACCGCTCTGCAAAACACTCCACCACCACACTGATGGATGTGTTGCCTATGCGGTCAATGCGGGCGTAAAAACTCAAAATATCGCCTACGCGCACTGGTTGCTTGAAGATGAACTCGTTCACCGCCACGGTGGCCATGCGGCCTTTGACCACGCGCGCTGGCAGCACAGAGCCTGCCAAGTCCACTTGCGCCATCACCCAGCCGCCAAAAATATCGCCGTTGGCGTTGCAGTCGGCGGGCATGGGAATAACCTTTAGCACCAGCTCTTGGTTGGTGGGCAGCTCGGTTACGAGGTTGCCGTTGGCGGCGCGGGAGTCGTCTGTCATAGGGTTCGGATCGGTTGCGGTTAAGGGTAGCAGCCCCGCAGTTTAGGTCATCGCAGACAATAGCCACCATGCGCCATATGTCCTCTCCATCAGCCGCGGCCAATCAGGCCGCCGGTCAAGCCCAAACTGCCACAGACAAACCACACCGCTCAGACTGGCAAACCCTCGGCAAGTTGCTGCCATACCTGTGGCAATACAAGTGGCGCGTGTTGCTTGCGCTGGGTTTTATGGTGGGTGCCAAGGCTGCCAACGTGAGTGTGCCGCTGCTGCTGAAGCAGCTGGTAGACGCCATGACCATTGACCCGCAGGCGCCCCTGGATACGGCTCAGGCCTTGTTGGTGGTGCCTGTTGGTTTGTTGTGGCTTACGGCTTGCTGCGTTTGTCCACCTCGCTGTTTACAGAGCTGCGCGAACTGGTGTTTGCCAAAGCCACCGAGGGGGCAACCCGTCACATAGCGCTGCAAGTGTTTGAGCACTTGCATGGCCTGAGCCTGCGTTTTCATCTGGCCCGGCAAACCGGTGGTATGACGCGCGACATTGAGCGCGGTACGCGCAGCGTGCAGTCGCTAATCTCTTATTCCCTTTACAGCATAGTGCCCACACTCATTGAGGTGGCCATGGTGCTTAGTATTCTGGGCACCCAGTTTGACGCCGGCTATGTCTGGATAACGGTGCTGGCCCTGGTGCTCTATGTGGGCTTTACCGTGGTGGTGACTGAATGGCGCACCAAGTTTAGACGTGCGTTGAACGAGGCTGACTCTGTGGCGCATTCGCGCGCAATTGATGCGTTACTGAATTACGAGACAGTGAAGTACTTCAACAACGAAGGTTTTGAGGCCAACCGTTACAACGACAACCTGGAGCAGTTGCGTCTGATTCGCATCAAAAGCCAAACGACGCTAAGTGCCTTGAACGCCGGGCAGCAAGTCATTATTGCAACGGCCTTGGTCTCCATGTTGTGGCGCGCCACGCAAGGTGTGGTGGATGGCACGCTGACGCTGGGCGACTTGGTCATGGTGAACGCCTTCATGATTCAGCTGTACATACCGCTGGGCTTTTTAGGCGTGCTGTACCGGGAAATCAAGCAAAGTCTCACAGACCTGGACAAGATGTTTGTGCTGTTGGAGCGTGAGCGAGAAATTGCAGACAAGCCCGGCGCGCAAACCCTGCAGCTGGACCACCCCGCAGATGTTCGCTTTGACGCCGTGAGCTTTTGCTATGAGGCCAACCGGCCCATATTGCACAACGTCGATATTCACATACCGGCGGGTAAAACAGTGGCCGTTGTTGGGCCGTCCGGCTCTGGCAAGTCAACCTTGGCCAGGCTTTTGTACCGCTTTTATGACGTGACGTCAGGTGCTGTGCGCGTGAACGGCATAGACGTGCGCGATTTGGCGCAGCTAAGCTTGCGCCAGCATGTGGGCATAGTGCCGCAAGACACGGTGTTGTTCAACGACAGCATCGCCTACAACATTCGCTACGGGCGTACCAGCGCCACCATGGAAGACGTCATCACGGCGGCCAAAGCCGCACGCATACACGGCTTTATTGAGAGCCTGCCCCAGGGCTATGACACGCCAGTGGGTGAGCGCGGCTTGAAGCTATCTGGCGGTGAAAAGCAGCGTGTGGCCATTGCGCGCACCTTGCTCAAAAACCCACCCATACTCATATTTGACGAGGCCACCTCAGCGCTGGACTCCACCAACGAGCGCGCCATTCAAGCTGAAATTCGTCTGGCTGCGCGGCATAAGACATCGCTGGTGATTGCCCACCGTTTGTCGACGGTGGTGCATGCGCACGAGATTGTGGTGTTAGACGGTGGGCGCGTGGTAGAGCGCGGCCGCCACGCTGATTTGCTGCAAGCCGGTGGCGCTTACGCGCGTATGTGGGCCTTGCAGCAAGAAGACAAACAAGAGGGCAAGCAGGAAGGCAGACTGGAAGGTCAACAAGAGGGCCCAACCGATGGCGAGCCAGCCGCTACATAATCACCCTCTATGGAAACCAAATGGCTTGAAGATTTTGTATCGCTGGCACAAACGCGCAGCTTTAGCCGCTCTGCCCAGTTGCGCCATGTCACTCAACCGGCATTCTCCAGGCGCATACAAGCACTAGAGGCGTGGGCCGGTACAGACTTGGTCGACCGCTCGTCTTACCCCACACGCCTCACACCCGCAGGCAAAACCTTGTTAGACCAGTCTGTAGAGATGCTGCAGGCACTGCAGGCGACGCGTGCCATGCTGCGTACGCATCAGGCGTCAGCCCAGGATGTCATTGAATTTGCCGTGCCGCACACGTTGGCGTTTACGTTTTTTCCAACGTGGGTGTCACACCTGGCAAATGAGTTCAGATCGTTCAACACCGCCTCATTGCCTTGAACGTACACGACGCCGTGATGCGTATGACAGAGGGTAGCTGTGACTTGCTCATGATTTACCACCACCCTTCGCAGCCGGTAGCCCTCAGCGCTGAGCGCTACGACATGCTGGTGTTGGGCTCCGAGGCCATGTATGCCGTGAGCAAACCCAAGCCAGACGGATCAGCCATGTATGCGCTGCCAGGTCTGAGCAGGTCGCCACTGCCTTATTTGGCCTACTCGTCAGGTGCTTATTTGGGTCGCGCGGTTGACCACTTGCTGAAGCAAAGCAAAGAGGCGGCTCACTTAGAGCGCGTGTACGAGACCGATATGGCTGAAGGCCTAAGAGCCATGGCGCTAGAGGGGCACGGCATTGCCTTTTTGCCAGACAGTGCAGTGCGCGAAGACGTGGAAGCAGGGCGACTTGTGAGCGCCGGGCAAACGCCCAGCCTCACCATGGAGATACGCCTGTACCGCCAAAAGCCTGGCCTGCCCACCGTGGGTGAGTTGGAGGGCGCCGCCGACATGGATAAAAGCCTGGCTCGCAGCCTGTGGCGTCATTTGGCAAACAGTCTGGATAAAACGCCTGAACGCATCGGATAGTGCATCGGATAGTGGCCCGGTGTCTGGAATAATCGGGGGCTATGAATAACCCAGCACCCATACCAAGCCACCTCACCATTACCCGCCCGGATGACTGGCACTTGCATGT
It encodes the following:
- a CDS encoding DsrE family protein, which gives rise to MSSKRNSLKVAALALLGGVFASAQKAGAADDAMRFPGDPPQHKMVYQVNQAEPEYIEHILSSLRAMVVKYGDNVALAVVAFGPGIHLLATKPERPIADQARARIVSFAKDYGVELVACGNTLTSLGWGADRIISEARIETVGAAALMELQEKGYAYIAW
- a CDS encoding acyl-CoA thioesterase, with translation MTDDSRAANGNLVTELPTNQELVLKVIPMPADCNANGDIFGGWVMAQVDLAGSVLPARVVKGRMATVAVNEFIFKQPVRVGDILSFYARIDRIGNTSISVVVECFAERFRSQGQFVKVTQATLTYVAIDDHGRPTPIAR
- a CDS encoding branched-chain amino acid ABC transporter permease yields the protein MDFLQLLISGIAQGCIYGLIALGFVLIYKATETVSFAQGDLMMVGAFGGFIAMSALGFPFWLAGLSAVIGMALFGYSLERLVIRPILGQPAFSIVMLTIGVGYILRGLITMIPVIGTETHTLDAPYANEVFNIGDLVIGAEQLVVIGCTGLLCAALFALFKYSKLGIAMQAASQNQLAAYYMGIPVKRINGLVWGLAAAVAAIAGLLLAPITFVHANMGFIGLKAFPAAVVGGFGSLPGAIVGGLIIGLVEAMAGFYLAEGFKDIAPYIVVLLMLVLKPNGLFGEQLRKKV